GGTGCGTGGCCGCGGCACGTATTATTGCCCGACGTGTCAAAAAAAGCAGGGTTAGGTGTTTTTTCACCAAAAAAAGGTTCTTTTATCACCTAAAAGAAATTGAGACTGTCAAAAAAGATAACGTAGTACCGACAATTGTTAGATCATGTTGTATGCCTCAAGGCGAACAGTTGCAGCTAAAAAGCTATCTTTAACCGAATCTTCGATTGCAACTGTACGAATTGCGCGCATGCAACAGATTAACAATTGATCGGTACGGTAGGCCATTGACACCCTCAGGTTCTCTGATCATCTAAAAGAATCTTTGCTGGTATCGCTATGGTTACACCCAATAATGACTTATTCGCTTTTCTGTTTGTTTTTTTGGATATAACCAATAATAAATAAAATCACCGCGCCAAACCCATAAGCGATGGAATCAATCCACTCATATCCCACGGTGTAAATCTGACTTAGCGGAAGCTGTTGAGCTATCGAATTCGTGAACGCTGAACCAAATATCGTCAAAATTAAAACGACTCCCAAAACATTCCACATATTCAATTTCATAATTTTCTTAATCAGGATGGCGATCCATAAAATAGCCAGCCAGATAACCGTAATTGGAAAGGCATAGCTACTAAACCAGAACACCGGCGCCAACATATAATTTGTATTAATGACCACCTCGATCCCGTAAAGCATCGGCAATATTAAGATGCTTGCTACGGCAAACGCTTTAATGATTTGCTGCTTTTTACTCATCACAGCTATCAAACCAATCGCATAAGCATATCCTATTCCCATATCTACGATCAAAGACCAGCTAAGCTTCTTATTTATTGCAAAATCAACAATAAAAGTAACAATAATCGCGATTATGCCAAACGATAATAGCGCACCCTTTAATAAATACATCATTTTAGTTTTACTTAAATATTTTTGTAAATGCTGGTTCCCCGAAATTGTTTCCATTTCCGCTTGCTTTAGCCGTGCTCGCATTTCGTCACGTTCTTTAGCACAATTACTACAAGTCTTCAAATGATTTTCGATAATATCATTTGTTTCCGCACTGGTAAGCTGGTCAATATAGTTAGGTAATAACTCGTTGACAATCCCACATGAAATTTCTTTACTCATTTCGATTTCTCCTTTTCACAATTTTTTGTTTTCCCCGATAAAATGTCACTCTCGCCCAATTTTCTGTTTTCCCCATTATATCGCCTATTTCAGAAAAACTCAGTTCTCCGGTCAGCCTGAGATAAACTACTTCTCTTGAAATTTCATCAAGTCCATGCAATAATTTAAAAAGCTCAATTTTATCAAGATTCAGGATGTGTTGCTTTTCCAAATTGATCGCAGCCTGTGCTTCTTCGATTTCATTTAATGGCATCTCTTCAGGTTTATGCAATTCCTTATACCATAATCTTTTTGCTATCTGACAAAGCCACACCGAGATTTTGCAATCCCCTCTAAAGTTATGAATTCCTTTTGTTGCCTGATAAAAAGTTTCCTGTGTCAATTCTTCGGCCAAATAGGTATCATGGGTCAAGCAGAGCAAATACTTATACACCGCTGATGCATTTTCATTATAGACTTGTTCCAACTTCTGCTTATCCATTTTTCACCTCCTCAGAATATAAGTGTCAAAAAATTTGATTTTGTTACCAATTTTTAAAATTAATTTGATTGATGACGCCCTTGTTTATCCAAGTAAAAAAATAAAATCCCTCGTCTTTAATAAAAAGACGAAGGAAACGCAAGCCGATGAAATGTTTAACTTATTCACCCATCATCAATCGGCGTATTGCTTAAAATATTGTTATCAAATAAATAGCACCGATGGTCAATAAGATTATGCTATTCCACTTTAAAAAATTAATGTCCGATAAATTAAACGTTTCTTTTTTATTAATAATTTTTAAATTATATACCCCGCCACCGGCAACAATTAATATAATAATTAACGACATTGGCGCGATGGTCGCATAGGAGTCAAGAATTACCAACAATGCAACCATAACATACAAAACGCCCACACTGTTAAACTGCTTTTTAAATCTTTTGGCCGTTGATCCCGGTAAGAGATTTCCTACCAATTTTTTTTTATATTGCAGGTGGAAAACTAAAGACAAAACGCCCACCACCAAGCTTAATAATGGAATAATAATTTTTAAAATCTGATTCCCGGTAAAACCCATCTTACAACACCTCTTCTATCATTTGTTATCACTATTCTATCACTACCTGCAGGGATTATATGCTTATTTGCGCCCCTCAATCAACTAAGCCAATTTAGGGAAAAACGCCTATTTCCGATGAATTTTTACATTCGGACAGCCTTCAAAGGCTTTATCGCTGATTTCTTTAATTGTCGTTGGCAAATAAACATCTTCTAACCTGACGCAATCGCGAAATGCCCATGCTAAAATTTTCTCGGTCCCTTCATTAATTTTTACCGTTTTTAATTGATCACACTGGTTAAATGTGAACGACGCAATTCTTGCGACGCTGCCTGGTATTTCAATTGCTTCAATTCCACATCTGGTCATGGCATATTGCCAAAAATCGTTAAGGTTAGCCGGTAGTTTCACGCTTTTTAATTTCTCGCAACCATCAAAGACAAAACCGCCAATCTCAATGATTGTATCGGGAAATTCGACCCGTTCTAATTCTTTGTGACCTTTAAATAAATCATCGCCTACAATTAAAATTTCTTTATCCGCGGGAATAATCGCCTCTTCCCCGGCTCCGACCGCTTCCATCAAGCAGATCCCAAAATCTTTCGTTTTATAATAATACTGATACATCGTTTTTCTCCTAACATTCCATAGGTAATTTAATTTTGAAAACTTTCCATTTTAGTATAGCACAAAAGGGTTTGCACGATACTAAAAATCATTGTCTAAGCATCGTCCCAAAAATCAAATTGACTGTGCGTTTTTAGTGTATTAACCATTTTATTTTTCTGTCGCTGGCTTAACTTGTTCCGGTAAACCTTCACAAAAGATACTGTTTACTATTTCAATCGCTCGAATATCGAAAAAAATACTTTAGTATCGTTTAATTTTGTCAAATTCCGTTGACTCTCCTAAGCAATGTATGTATAATCATATCAAATGATATATAAATCTATCATTTGATATGATTATACTATTGGAGGACTTATGAATACAAATTTAAGTTTGAAAGATATTAAACACCGGGCTATTTTAAATTCGGCTACCGAATTATTAGCTCTAAAACCAACTGCAACGCTACAAGAAATTGCCGATTATTCAAAAATTGGCATCGCCACATTACATCGTCACTTTGTATCCCGAGAAGCGCTGCTGGATGAGCTTGCCATGAATGCCATTCATTTGGTCAGGGAAACTTTTACTACCCTTACCATTGATCCGTATGATATGAATTCTTCTCTTAAACGACTTTTTGATGCACTGATACCACTTGGTAATAAAATCTATTTTCTCGATGCGGCCGCTTCTGTCGATGAAAATCCCACTATTGTCGCTGGCGAAGCAAGTCTAAAACACCCCATTCTAGAAGCCATTGAAATATGGCAACATAATGGTTATCTGAAAAAAAACGTTTCCTCCAGATGGATGATGAACGTAATCTATAGCTTATTATTTATTACGTGGCGAGATATTCAAGCTGGAAATTTAGCCAAAAATGATGCAACTGATTTGTTGCTTGATACAGTTTTATCAGGGTTTTCAGTAATAAAATGAAGCTTTTTTTACATGGATATGATATCATCGGCAACTGCAAAGTACCAGGAACCTTGCAATCCAATTTTATACGATATGAAATTAAAAGGAGTGTTTATTTATGTCAACGATGAAAGTTAAAATTACAAACACCATTACTGAAAATCAAAAAATAGCAGTAGCAAAACTCTTTTACGAAGCTTTTACAAAGAAATTCAGTACCTTATGGTTATTTGCTAAAAATGAAGCCCAAGCGATTGCAGTATTATGTGAGTGTATCAATTATGAAAAAGGTCTCTATGCAATAAGTGAAAACAACATTTTAGGATTTATCGGTCTTGAAACAGGTGATGGCCTTTTTGTCAATTTCAAGTTCTCTACACTTACAGAAGTTTTTGGATTCTTGGGTGCGACCTGGCGTTTTATCGCTTACGGTATTTATCGTCTACTTCATAATAATCGAATCGATCAAGAAGTTCATATTGATCCTATCGTTGTTTCAATCCAAGCTCGTGGTATGGGGGTTGGAACTCAACTATTAAATGCTACCATTGATTTTGCTAGGTCAATCGATCGAAAATGCCTTTTCCTAGAGGTCGTTGACACAAATCCTGAAGCACAAAAGTTATATAAACGGATTGGTTTCTCTGTTATAACGGTTGAAGACACCCGCTTATTCACTTCAAATGCTGGTTTTTATAAAGTTATCCACATGAAAAAATTTCTTGCCATTTAAAAGATTTTTACACTGATCAATTATTTAATTTATCCGACATTCAATAATGTTTTATTATTATATGCTAAGTCCCCCCTGTTTGGTTGATTTTATCATTCTCAAATCATACCATCCAGGTTTTTTTATCTCTTTTATAAAATTTCCGACTCTATCTTACAGTATTCCAAACTCATGATCTGTAACCTAAAGATGATCAACCACATTCTCTATTATTCGCATCTTTCACCCTCCTTCATCTATTTTTCAATTAACGCAATGATAAAACCATCGGCCATCTAATGGAATAAATGGTTCAATTTCAATATATCATCGCTTGACAAAAGCATCGTTCTGACCTACACTATCTATATGAATAAAAATAAAATATATTCATATTAACAAGAGGTGACTTCATGCCCAAAATATATTCAAACGAAAAACGTCAAGAAATAAAAAACAAATTGCTACAGGTCGGCTTAGCGCTGATCAAACAACACGGTTTAAAAAAAATGAGTATTCAAGAGCTTACAAAAAAGGTAGGGATTGCCCAAGGGACCTTTTATAATTTTTTCACCTCAAAAGAAATGTTAGTTTATGAACTGGCTGACATTTACCAAAAAAAACTCAATCTCAAACTTGAAGCAATTATCGCTTCAAAGGGATATCTCGAACGCAATGATTTGCGCCAATTATACGCTAACATGTTTCTAAAAGATGAAGACAATGTCTATCGTTTTCTGACAAGTGCTGATCTTCAGATATTATCAACCAGACTTTCTTGTGATTATTTTGATAAAATTACCGATGTAAAAAAAGAAATGGAACGACATTTACTCAACGTGCACGAAATAAAAGCGTATTATGATCTCGATGCCGTCATTAACTGGATTCAGATTATGAATCTGACGATCCAGAATCAAGATATCCTCGTGAAAACCAGAGTTGAGAAAATAATCCTTCGGATGATCGAAAATATGTTAGATGAACTCTTTTAAAAAAACAGTAAAGGGGGAATAAAAATGAAATTTTATGAATATGGCGATAAAAACGCCCCCACAATGATGCTCATTCACGGTGCTGGCTGGTCCTACTGGCTTTATCTGCAAGAAGCCCGATTATTACAGCCAAACTACCATGTGATCTTACCCGTCCTCGATGGCCATGGTGAAGAAGCCCATCGCCCTTATTGTTCGACCGAAAAAAGTGCCGATCAGTTACTTACTTATATTGATGACCACTGCGATGGTAGACTTTTCGCTCTCAGCGGAGTTTCTCTGGGCGGACAGATTGCCATTGAACTCTTATCAAGACGCTCAGATCTAGCCGAAAAAGCGATTATCGAAAGTGGCCTCTGTATTCCCCAACCGGCACTTTTAAGATACAGCCAATTTGTTTATAAACATTTTGGCAACTTGCTATTTTCACCAAAATTCAATCAGTGGGCGCTCACGATAATGCCAAAAAAACTGCAGTTACCCGATGAAATTGCCGCATTATATTTACGAGACATCCCCGCTGTTAACGTTGAAACAATGAATCGGGTTTTTGAAACCTATTATCATTACACCTTAAAAGATAGTTTGAAAGATAACCAGGCCGAAATGATTTACTGGTATGGCAGCAAAGAACCACATTGTATTAAACAGTCGGGCTTATTATTTCAAAGTACTGTTAAAAAATGTCAATTAATCGAATTACCGGGTTATCGTCATTCCGAAATCAGCGCGTATCATCCCGAAGAATGGGTTGAAAAAGCAACGGCGTTTTTTAATTCTTAATGCCTCGATTGACTAATTCGATTATAGTTATATCCATTTATCCAAAGATCTATTATTTCCTTTTCACGAAGAACCATTTTAAAGCGCTTAAACAATTTTAGTTTATTATCATTTGACGCTATTTTTCTCGCTACTATTGCCTTCCGATTTTTTCCCCCACTATATACCTATTACCAAATATAAGCACAACCAGAATGGTAAAGACTGGAGTAAGATTCACTCGTCGCTCGATAGCTACTTTGCGGATTAGTTCGATTAATAGCTAGTAGCCAGGACTGACTTGTTTAGTGCTTTTTATTGACATATCAAAAAATCGATGTATAATGCAATTAATGGACTTATGTTTAATTAATTAGTTATAATGAACTCAAAATAGAAAAAAGAAAGTAGGCAATCAATATGTGTACCAGTATTACGCTAATGACAACGAATCATATCAACACACTTTCAAGAACTATGGATTTTGCTTTTGTGTTAAACCAAGAGCTGCTTTTTATTCCAAGAGCCTATCCACTGCTCTCTGAAATTGATGCAACGGAACGACCGACCAATTATGCGGTGATGGGAATGGGTCGAAATATCGACACCTATGTTTTTGCTGATGGCCTGAACGAAGCAGGGCTTGCTTGCGCCACTTTATATTTTCCCGGCTACGCCCATTATAATGAGGAATTAATTGCTGGTAAAACCAACCTGGCTCCCCATGAAGTGGCAGGTTGGTTATTAACCAATTTTTCAAACATTGATGAGGTAAAAACTGCTGCTGCCGAATTAAACATCATCAATAGACCGTTTAAACTGATGAACATTGTCACTCCGTTTCATTGGATTATAACTGATAAAACCGGTGCAACTATCGTCATTGAACCGATGAAGGACGGCCTAGTTATCCATGACAATCCTCACGGTGTGATGACAAACAGTCCGGACTTCAATTGGCATCTAACCAACGTTCGTAATTATGTTTCCGTAAAGCCTAATAACAACAAGTCGATTGAATTAAACGGAATCACATTTGAACCGTTTGGTAATGGTTCCGGAGCTGTTGGCTTACCCGGGGATTACTTGCCACCTTCGCGCTTTTTACGCGCGCTTTTCGGCAAAGAAACCATCAATAAAATAGAAAATGAGGATGAATGTGTTAATGCGGCCTTTCATATTTTAGCCTCTGTTGATATTCCTAAAGGAAGTGTCCGCACCGATCAGGGTGTCGATTATACCCAATATACTGCAAGCATGGTCTGTAATACCGGCACCTATTATTTCAAAACCTACGATAATAATCAGATAACCCGATTCTGCCTTTTTAATGAAGATTTTGAAGCCAAAGAACCAAAAACTTGGAACGTGCTCCTTCCACAACAATACAAACAATTAAACTGAAGTTGAAAAAAGTTGTCAAATTCTGAAGAAACCACTAGCCGCAGAACTGTCAACTACAATTGAATCAATATGAACCTTCCATTTGTCGGAAAATTGTACCCTATAAAGATGCTGAGAGGCAATAACATGACAAATATTTTAGTGCTCGAAGATGATAATGAAATCAACCAGCTATTATGTGACATTCTAAGTGAAAATCAGTATCACTGTGTATCGGAATATTCTGGCAAACACGCTTATGAAACGTTGAGAAATAAAAGCTTTGATATGATCCTGCTGGATTTAATGCTTCCTGAACTTCCGGGCGAAGAATTGCTTGTAAACCTTCGTCGATTCTCTAAAGTGCCGGTTATTATCATCTCTGCCAAAGATGAAATGAGCGTAAAGGTCGATATGCTCCGGGCTGGCGCCGACGATTACATTATAAAACCGTTCGATAACAAATAAGCCTGCTTTGACAAGATCAAAAGATCTTAACAAAGCAGGCTTAACAATTTTATAATAATTAAAAACAAATGGTTTATTTCAGCCGCTTCAAACTTTTTCTATTTATCGTTTTTAAAACCCTGATCTTTTAAAACCGGGTATACTTTAGGATAATATACCATCTGATAGATATTTGATGTCGCTTTGCTCCAGTTGCCTTCCTGTTCCCGTCCGATTTCCTTTAAATAGTCTTTCATCTGTTCATCATATTCATCGATGGTTTTTCTTAAGCCTTCGGTGTGATAGGTTTCATCATGTCTAAAGGTATTTAAGGGTAATCTTGGTTTCTGATGAGAATGATCGCTCGGATAACCCATTGCCAGTCCAGCCATCGGGAATGTATACTGAGGTAAATCCAGCAGGGTGATCATTTCATCCGGGCTTCTTCGGATTCCACCAATTGGTACGATTCCCAATCCTAAAGATTCTGCCGCAATAATCGCCGCTCCTAAGTTTATTCCCACATCCACAGCGCCTGCTAAAATACCTTCGACACTTTCATGGGCAATTTGCTGGCGATCATTTTTTTGTGCCGCCAAGTCGGTCTTGTAAAAGTCCGCAATAAAGACCAAAAACACCGGCGCGTCATCAATCCATTTTTGACCACCTGCCAGTTTGGCGATTTCAGCTTTTTTTACTTTATCTTTAACCACAATCACTGATGTTTGCTGACCATTAATTGAATTAGGCATAGCTTGTGCTGATTTGAGAATTTCGTTAATCGTTTCTTCGCTGATTTCTTGATCAAGAAAATTTCGGATTGACCGATGATCTTGAATTTTTCGAATTGTTTCGTTCATGATGATGCCTCCTATTTATCGTTTATATTTATTTTACAATCATTAAAATGAGTAGTACTAGAATAGCCGGCAATGCCTGTTTAAAAAAGATCGATCGCGATGATGTTAACGCCCCGTAGATACCGGCAATAATAACACAGCTTAAAAAGAATGTTGCGATCGCTGATGCCCAAACAGCCGTTGAAATGGTCACCGACCAGATCAGTCCAGCGGCCAGAAAACCATTATACAAACCCTGATTTGCCGCCATTCCCTTTGTTTTTTCAAGAAAATCAGCATCTAATTGCGGAAAAAATTTCTCGCCTTTTTTCGTCCAGGCAAACATTTCAATCCACAAAATAAATAGGTGCTCTGCCGCTATTAAACTAACTAAAATTTTTATTAGTAATGACATTTTCCTTCTCCTCCCATTTTAAAATCGCCTAGGTAATTGCAAAAGTGCCATGAGCTTTGGGCCCAGTTTCGCACGAAACAATTTCTACACTGTACGGCGGACAGTTCGATGAACTGTTCGCCTACACGTTACGAAATCGTTTGTGGAAACTGCACCCAAAGCAACCGTTGTTCGATGTTTTTTAATTTCGCAATTACTTATAAAATCGCCGTAACGATTTAATCCTTTGCCGATGTCGAAAACCTTCTTTTCCAACATGATCGCTTTTATTGTTTGTACATACAAATATAGCATGTCTTTATATTTTTGTCAATTTACTTTTAGAGCTGCTCGGTTCCATTTTCGAATTATTAAAACACCACCAATCAACCTCTTTATCCTATCCAAAACGACTATTTACTTAATTAAACTAAAATCTGTCCTAAGAAATTTTGCAGCCGTTCATCTTTAGGGTGGTCAAAGATTTCTTCCGGCGGCCCTTCTTCGGCTATTTGGCCTTCATTAATAAAAATAACCCGATCGGCAACTTCTTTGGCAAATCCCATTTCATGCGTAACAATAATCATCGTTCGTCCTTCTTTAGCGAGATCGTTCATAACGCTCAATACTTCACCAACCAATTCTGGATCAAGTGCCGAAGTCGGTTCATCAAAAAGAATCACCTTCGGTTCCATCGCCAGCGATCTGGCAATCGCTACCCGTTGTTGCTGTCCGCCTGAAAGCATCGCCGGATACTCCTCCGCTTTATCAACTAAATTTACTTTTTCAAGTAGATCCATCGCCAAGATCTGCGCTTCTTTTTTATCCATTTTTTTAACTGTAATTGGTCCTTCCATGACATTTTGAATCACCGTCATGTGGGGAAATAAGTTAAACCGCTGGAATACCATCCCTACTTTTTGTCTGACTTGATTAATTTCTTTTTCTAAAACCAATTTCCCATCGATATAAATTTCACCTTCGTTTTTTTTCTCAAGAAAATTGATACACCGTAACAGCGTACTTTTACCCGATCCACTTGAGCCAATCAAACAAACCACTTCGCTTTCTTCGACGGTCAAATCAATACCTCTCAAGACTTCGAGATCACCAAAATATTTATGTAAATTTTTAATTCTAATCATGTCCATCATTTACCTCTCATTTACTTTCAATTTCAATTCGACAATACTCAATAGTTTTGTCAACCCCATGGTAATAATCAAGTAATAAACACCAGCGGTGAAATAGATCGGAAAGACATTAAATGTGGCCGCACTAAACTGACGCGCCAGGAGCATGGTTTCGGTAATGGTAATAACACTGGCTAGCGATGAATCTTTAACCGCAATGATAAATTGATTACCTAAAGCTGGCACCGATCGTTTAAATGCCTGAGGCAAAACAACTCGCTTCATGGCCTGCCATTTAGTCATTCCGAGTGATCGCGCGGCCTCTCTTTGACCGTAATCAATGGATTCAATAGAGCCTCTGAATATTTCACTGATATAAGCCCCATTATGCAAGGCTAATGCAATAATGGCTGAAGGAAAACTGTCGATCATAATCCCCAGGCTGGGCAGCCCAAAGAAAATAAAATATAATTGGAGTAACAAGGGTGTACCCCGAACAATCGTAATATAAAAATTCATTAATTTTTTTAAAAACTTATATTTAGTCAGTTTTAATACCGCGACGATTAAGCCAATAAGCATTCCCAAAACAATGGAAAAAAAAGCCAATTCCAGGGTTAATTCAACCCCGGGAATAAATTTAGGTGCAAATTCGAAAACAGTTTTAAAAAATTCAATCAATCCGTTTCCAAAATTCATTATCACATTCATAAGATCCCTCCGATTCATTTACGTTAATAAATAAAATGATGACATCAGTATCGTCTCTGCGAGAAAATACTGATGTCACAGTTTTTTCAATATAATTTTTTAGAAATTTTTGTCAAAAACAAGTTCAGACAGCCATTTGGGCTGTCTGAATAAAACATCCTATTTTTCGAGAATATTCATTCCAAACCAACGGTTACTGATTTCTGCATAAGTACCATCTTCAATGATTGCCGCCAAAGCAGCATTTACGGCCGCTAACAAATCAGTATCTTCCTGACGGATGGCAATAGCAATTTCTTCGGTATAAAGCAAATCGCCAACTGGTTCAATATCGACACCATAATCAATTGGCGCCCGGGCACCAACTACCTTACTGGTTACCAAACCATCTGAACGGCCTTGAGCAACACTGTTAAAATTATCTACATCACTTTGAAATTGCAAAACTTCAGCGATATTATCCATTCCACTGATATACGCCTGGAAGGTGGTCCCAGTGACAACCCCTACTTTTCCATCAACCAAGTCCGAAATACTGTTTAATCCCGAACCCGTTTTTGCAAAAAACTGCGCGCCGTCATAATAATATGGATTTGTGAAACTTACTTCTTTGAGTCGTTCATCGGTAATCGCCATACTTCCGATAATCAT
This is a stretch of genomic DNA from Acetobacterium woodii DSM 1030. It encodes these proteins:
- a CDS encoding zf-HC2 domain-containing protein, which gives rise to MSKEISCGIVNELLPNYIDQLTSAETNDIIENHLKTCSNCAKERDEMRARLKQAEMETISGNQHLQKYLSKTKMMYLLKGALLSFGIIAIIVTFIVDFAINKKLSWSLIVDMGIGYAYAIGLIAVMSKKQQIIKAFAVASILILPMLYGIEVVINTNYMLAPVFWFSSYAFPITVIWLAILWIAILIKKIMKLNMWNVLGVVLILTIFGSAFTNSIAQQLPLSQIYTVGYEWIDSIAYGFGAVILFIIGYIQKNKQKSE
- a CDS encoding RNA polymerase sigma factor, whose translation is MDKQKLEQVYNENASAVYKYLLCLTHDTYLAEELTQETFYQATKGIHNFRGDCKISVWLCQIAKRLWYKELHKPEEMPLNEIEEAQAAINLEKQHILNLDKIELFKLLHGLDEISREVVYLRLTGELSFSEIGDIMGKTENWARVTFYRGKQKIVKRRNRNE
- a CDS encoding leucine-rich repeat domain-containing protein, with the translated sequence MYQYYYKTKDFGICLMEAVGAGEEAIIPADKEILIVGDDLFKGHKELERVEFPDTIIEIGGFVFDGCEKLKSVKLPANLNDFWQYAMTRCGIEAIEIPGSVARIASFTFNQCDQLKTVKINEGTEKILAWAFRDCVRLEDVYLPTTIKEISDKAFEGCPNVKIHRK
- a CDS encoding TetR/AcrR family transcriptional regulator, which codes for MNTNLSLKDIKHRAILNSATELLALKPTATLQEIADYSKIGIATLHRHFVSREALLDELAMNAIHLVRETFTTLTIDPYDMNSSLKRLFDALIPLGNKIYFLDAAASVDENPTIVAGEASLKHPILEAIEIWQHNGYLKKNVSSRWMMNVIYSLLFITWRDIQAGNLAKNDATDLLLDTVLSGFSVIK
- a CDS encoding GNAT family N-acetyltransferase, with the protein product MSTMKVKITNTITENQKIAVAKLFYEAFTKKFSTLWLFAKNEAQAIAVLCECINYEKGLYAISENNILGFIGLETGDGLFVNFKFSTLTEVFGFLGATWRFIAYGIYRLLHNNRIDQEVHIDPIVVSIQARGMGVGTQLLNATIDFARSIDRKCLFLEVVDTNPEAQKLYKRIGFSVITVEDTRLFTSNAGFYKVIHMKKFLAI
- a CDS encoding TetR/AcrR family transcriptional regulator, which encodes MPKIYSNEKRQEIKNKLLQVGLALIKQHGLKKMSIQELTKKVGIAQGTFYNFFTSKEMLVYELADIYQKKLNLKLEAIIASKGYLERNDLRQLYANMFLKDEDNVYRFLTSADLQILSTRLSCDYFDKITDVKKEMERHLLNVHEIKAYYDLDAVINWIQIMNLTIQNQDILVKTRVEKIILRMIENMLDELF
- a CDS encoding alpha/beta fold hydrolase, translated to MKFYEYGDKNAPTMMLIHGAGWSYWLYLQEARLLQPNYHVILPVLDGHGEEAHRPYCSTEKSADQLLTYIDDHCDGRLFALSGVSLGGQIAIELLSRRSDLAEKAIIESGLCIPQPALLRYSQFVYKHFGNLLFSPKFNQWALTIMPKKLQLPDEIAALYLRDIPAVNVETMNRVFETYYHYTLKDSLKDNQAEMIYWYGSKEPHCIKQSGLLFQSTVKKCQLIELPGYRHSEISAYHPEEWVEKATAFFNS
- a CDS encoding linear amide C-N hydrolase codes for the protein MCTSITLMTTNHINTLSRTMDFAFVLNQELLFIPRAYPLLSEIDATERPTNYAVMGMGRNIDTYVFADGLNEAGLACATLYFPGYAHYNEELIAGKTNLAPHEVAGWLLTNFSNIDEVKTAAAELNIINRPFKLMNIVTPFHWIITDKTGATIVIEPMKDGLVIHDNPHGVMTNSPDFNWHLTNVRNYVSVKPNNNKSIELNGITFEPFGNGSGAVGLPGDYLPPSRFLRALFGKETINKIENEDECVNAAFHILASVDIPKGSVRTDQGVDYTQYTASMVCNTGTYYFKTYDNNQITRFCLFNEDFEAKEPKTWNVLLPQQYKQLN
- a CDS encoding response regulator transcription factor, translated to MTNILVLEDDNEINQLLCDILSENQYHCVSEYSGKHAYETLRNKSFDMILLDLMLPELPGEELLVNLRRFSKVPVIIISAKDEMSVKVDMLRAGADDYIIKPFDNK
- a CDS encoding NADPH-dependent oxidoreductase, with amino-acid sequence MNETIRKIQDHRSIRNFLDQEISEETINEILKSAQAMPNSINGQQTSVIVVKDKVKKAEIAKLAGGQKWIDDAPVFLVFIADFYKTDLAAQKNDRQQIAHESVEGILAGAVDVGINLGAAIIAAESLGLGIVPIGGIRRSPDEMITLLDLPQYTFPMAGLAMGYPSDHSHQKPRLPLNTFRHDETYHTEGLRKTIDEYDEQMKDYLKEIGREQEGNWSKATSNIYQMVYYPKVYPVLKDQGFKNDK
- a CDS encoding DUF1304 domain-containing protein yields the protein MSLLIKILVSLIAAEHLFILWIEMFAWTKKGEKFFPQLDADFLEKTKGMAANQGLYNGFLAAGLIWSVTISTAVWASAIATFFLSCVIIAGIYGALTSSRSIFFKQALPAILVLLILMIVK
- a CDS encoding amino acid ABC transporter ATP-binding protein encodes the protein MIRIKNLHKYFGDLEVLRGIDLTVEESEVVCLIGSSGSGKSTLLRCINFLEKKNEGEIYIDGKLVLEKEINQVRQKVGMVFQRFNLFPHMTVIQNVMEGPITVKKMDKKEAQILAMDLLEKVNLVDKAEEYPAMLSGGQQQRVAIARSLAMEPKVILFDEPTSALDPELVGEVLSVMNDLAKEGRTMIIVTHEMGFAKEVADRVIFINEGQIAEEGPPEEIFDHPKDERLQNFLGQILV
- a CDS encoding amino acid ABC transporter permease yields the protein MNVIMNFGNGLIEFFKTVFEFAPKFIPGVELTLELAFFSIVLGMLIGLIVAVLKLTKYKFLKKLMNFYITIVRGTPLLLQLYFIFFGLPSLGIMIDSFPSAIIALALHNGAYISEIFRGSIESIDYGQREAARSLGMTKWQAMKRVVLPQAFKRSVPALGNQFIIAVKDSSLASVITITETMLLARQFSAATFNVFPIYFTAGVYYLIITMGLTKLLSIVELKLKVNER
- a CDS encoding transporter substrate-binding domain-containing protein gives rise to the protein MKKKNLIVVVLGIVIAGILSGCSSAATDKTTYAKIMDSGEMTYAMTGAYPPFNYIDSDGNLAGFDIDIANALAEKMGVTAKPITVDWDGIVGGLTGNRFDMIIGSMAITDERLKEVSFTNPYYYDGAQFFAKTGSGLNSISDLVDGKVGVVTGTTFQAYISGMDNIAEVLQFQSDVDNFNSVAQGRSDGLVTSKVVGARAPIDYGVDIEPVGDLLYTEEIAIAIRQEDTDLLAAVNAALAAIIEDGTYAEISNRWFGMNILEK